The Candidatus Dependentiae bacterium nucleotide sequence TTGCAAAATGGCTTATGTGCTCAGCTTCGGTAACTGCACTATCACCGCCACCAACAACGATTACATTTTTATCTTGGAAAAATGGGGCATCGCAAGTTGCACAAACAGAAACACCTTTTGCAAAATATTCTTGTTCACCGGGAATATTTAATTTTTTATAGCTGGCGCCTGTGGTAATTATTACAGATTCAGCCAAAATCTCTTTTCCTAGTTTTGTAAAAATTTTATATGGTTTTTTTGAGAAATCGACTGAAACTACAGTATCTGAAATAATATTACATCCGGAAGCTTTGGCGTGCTCTTTGATGTCCATCATAAGTTTAAAACCCATAACTTCTTTTATTCCGGGCCAATTTTCAACTTTTGTAGTTGTTGTTAATTGCCCTCCGGGCTGCATACCCTCAATAAGCAATGGATTATATTTTGCTCTGCCCAAATAAATTCCGGCAGAAAGACCTGCGGGGCCGGAACCTATTATTACAACACGTTCAACCATTATTTTCCTCTTCAATAATTTTACTTTTCAAATTTTTCCAAAAATCCATTCTTCTTTTAACTTCTTTTTCAAACCCAAGTTCACCGGGATTGTAATATATACAATCTTTTAAATCATCGGGCAAATAATCCTGGCCCGAATAATGATATTTATACTCATGATCATATTTATAATTTTTTCCATAACCCAAATTTTTCATAAGATTGGATTCAGCATTACAAATATTTAACGGCACAGGTAAATTATTTTTTTCATGCACATCTTTTATAGCTTCATTTATTGCTATATAAACACTATTTGACTTTGGTGCAGTTGCAAGATAAATAACCAATTGCGATAAATTTATTTTACATTCGGGCAAACCTAAAAATTCTACAGCCTGTCTAACAGATATGGCTTGAACAATTGCATCAGGATCGGCAAGTCCAATATCTTCACTCGCAGCAACTGTCAAACGTCGGCAAATTATTAGTGGATCTGCACCGGATTCAATTAAACGAGCCAGCCAATATAAACTTGCATTTACATCGGAACCTCTAATTGATTTATGTAAAGCTGAAAGTAAATTATAATGCTCTTCTCCATTTTTATCGTATGCAAATTTTCTTGTAGATAAAATTTGTTTTACAATATCAACGGTTACTATATCGCAATTTTTAATTAAACCCTTAGCAAAACTTATAGCCATTTCTATAATATTTATTAAAGTTCTTGCATCACCATTAGCATAATTTACAACTATTTTTTTAGCATCGTCATCTATAACTATCTGTCTATTAACAGATTTATAATGTAAAATAATTTTTTCTATTATATTGAGTAGATCTTGATCGTTTAGCTGATTTAATAGATATACCGAACATCTACTAAGCAAAGCACCATTAACGGCAAAGCTTGGATTTTCGGTAGTAGCACCAATTAAAATTATTTGACCTTGTTCAACCGGTTTTAAAAATAAATCTTGTTGAGATTTGTTGAATCTATGTATTTCATCGATAAATAAAATTATTGCTTTGCCACCAAAATTTATTTCTTGATTTGCAAGGTCTATAACCTCTTTTACTTCTTTAGTTCCATTTAATGCAGCATTAAAATTAATAAATTTTCGTTCAGTCAAATTGGCTATAACATTGGCGAGAGTAGTCTTTCCGGTCCCGGGAGGTCCCCAAAAAATTATACTGCCAAACGAATCGGTTTCGACTAATTTTCTAAAAACAGATCCATTTTTTAATAAATGTTCCTGTCCAAAAATATCATCCAAATTTTTTGGTCTGATAAGCTCAGGTAATGGCTTTATATTTTTTTTAAAAAGAGAAAGCTGTGCATCCATAATTTTTTTAGTTAAAAAACGTTCTAAAACATTTCACATAAAGAACAAGCATTTTCATTATTGCTCTGAGTATTTCTTAAATTATATTCATCAATTGCTGTATCCAAATCGTATATTCTTGAGCGTAAAGTTCCACTTGAATTCGGCAAAAAAATTTCTCTAATAATTTTAGCTTTATCAAATTCAAGATCTTTTTCAATAAGCATAATAAATAATTCAACAATAGCTATTTTAACAGTTTCATCGGTTTGATCTGTAAAACTGTTTATTAAAAATAAATTTTCAAATCCATCACTATTTTTATGCAAAAAATCACTTGCAACAATTATCTTTAGTAATTCCACAACCTGAATTTTTACACCCACAAAACAATTATATAAAGAATTTTTAACTGCAAATATAAAATCATCAATATATTTATTAACATTTATTTTTTCAGCTAAAATGCAATAAATTTCAAGAATTTTAATTTTTTTAGATTGAGCATTAAGCTCATTATTATCAGCAACCAATAAAATACTTAATTTATCCAATATTTTTTCAATCTCAGCTTTTTTAATTTTTTTTGTATTATTAATCCCATTCTGAAGAATTGTTAAATCTTGAATCGTTACATTTTCATTAGATAAAAAATCTTTAACAAAAAATATAAAATTATTAGCAAATAAACTTGTACTTAATAATAATATTATTAAAAATATACTAACTTTTTTTTGATATAAAAAAAACATATCCTATCCCCCTTAATAGATATTAAAATATTTTATAACCACGCCATATAATTAGAAATCTTTAATATGGCCTGCCAGCCATAGCTCCGAAGGAGCGAAGGCTGGTGGAGGCGATGGGAGTCGAACCCATGTCCGCAACACTATCAGTTCCAAGCACTACATGTTTATCTCTTGAATATACTTTTATATCACCTCAAGAGCACAGATTAATATAAAAGCCGGTTTAGTAATTTTTGCCAAATACAAAACAAAAAAATCTAATTGGCAAGTTCTATCTTTTTAATACTAGTTGGTTCAATTGATAGACAAACATCCCCAACAAGTCACTTAATATCTAAATTAAGCGAATGCAACGTTATTGTTTGCACTTATTTGATTTGTACGTTTTTTACAAGTTCCCATACAAAACTCGACATGCTCTCAAAACATCAAATATCACGTCGAAACCGTGACGCCCCCGTAAATTTCAAAGATTTTTACTAACACAATAAGACCAAAATCATGTCTATTTGTCAAACAGGTTAAATATTCATAAATAAAATAACTAGTTTTTTAACAAATATTTATAACTCATGATATAATTACAGAAAATAGTTATACAATCAACAAATTTATAAAAAAATATGATAAAAAAACAGATAGATTTTAATAGTTTTAATGAAAAACCAAGAAAAAAGAAGCACTTTGGCCAACACTTTTTGCGCAAATTTTCGGTAGTCGAAAATATGATCAAAAAAGTTTCCATCAAACCTGAAACGAGTGTTATGGAAATTGGTTGCGGTGACGGTTTCTTGACAAAGGCTATTTTAAATTTAACTAAATGCAAAGAACTTTATGTTTACGAAATTGACCCTGAATGGGCAGATTACGTAAAGCAAATAGTCAAAGATCCAAGACTTAAAATCAATATAACAAACATATTGGATGCAGATTTAAGTGTATTAAGTGATCAAAAGCCTTGGGTTATGCTTGCCAATTTACCTTATCAAATAACATTTCCAATTTTTTTCTTAATTCAAAGAAATATAACACTTTTTCAAGAAGGTGTTGTTATGATTCAAGAAGAGGTCGCTCAAAAGATTGTGGCCAAATCAGGAAGAAGCTACAATTCAACTTCGCTATTTTTACAACACAATTTTGATTTTGAACTTATGGAAAAGGTTGGACCGGAATCTTTTACGCCACCACCAAAGGTTGATTCAAGACTTTTATACTTTAAACCCAAAGAGATTATTCAAGAAATTCCAAATGAAACAGAATTTTGGAAATTTCTAAAATTATGTTTTCACTCACCAAGAAGAACGCTTTCCAATAATTTAAGACAAACTCACTATGATTTATCTAAAATTCCTGATAATATTTTTACCCTTCGCGCACAACAGATAAAATTTGATGATTTTCTTAAAATTTGGTCATTTTTAAACTAAAAACCCCACTTTTAAGCAAAAATATGCGTTTTTGTTATTTAAAATAACATGTATAATATTACTATATGTAATTATTATATCTATTTTAATTAAAAATTAGGGATTTATTATGAAAAGCAATTTTTTTAAAAAAATAAGTTTAGCTGTATTAATAGCATTTACAGTTAACTTTTATACTGTAAATGCTGGAATTATTGTCGCCAGTCATTGGTTAAATCCAGAAACAGGGCAAAATGTTTATATTTATTCTGATAAACACGATATTTATTCAGATGAACAAACTAAATATTTAATAAATTTATTAAAAGAGAAAACAAATAGTAATTTAATCATCTTTATTGAATCTTATATCCTAAGTGATAAAGAAATTGAAACTACTAATAATAATGAATTAAAAATTTTGAAAGAAACTAATAATGTTATTATACAATCTCTAAAAAAATACTTTAAAAAGCAATCATTATTACGTAATTTATATGACTTGATTAATTCATCAAAAATACAAATAGAAACCTGTGAAACAAGAGGAATTCCTTTTTTAATGGGCCACTATATAAGAAAATATGATGCTGTAAAATCAAATAAGTATAATGCTACAGAATTAAATGAAAACGAATATCAAAAATTACTAAAAACATTAGATTTAATACAAGAAACTTTTAAAGAATTTACATTACAAAGAATATTAAAAAAATTCCTTAATTTTTTACAAAAACAAATAAAAATACACGAAAGCAATAATGAGCTAGTGTATCTGATTTATACGGAAAAAAATGAAATAGAAAAAAATGCAATTAATTTATTTAAAAAATATAATCTATCAGATGATAATATAAAAAAAGATTTTTATATCGATCTTATGATTTCAAAAATTAAAATTAATAAAAATTATCAAAATTTCACAAAAGAATTTAA carries:
- the trxB gene encoding thioredoxin-disulfide reductase; translation: MVERVVIIGSGPAGLSAGIYLGRAKYNPLLIEGMQPGGQLTTTTKVENWPGIKEVMGFKLMMDIKEHAKASGCNIISDTVVSVDFSKKPYKIFTKLGKEILAESVIITTGASYKKLNIPGEQEYFAKGVSVCATCDAPFFQDKNVIVVGGGDSAVTEAEHISHFAKKVTIIHILEELTAKDPIKYKVMENKKIEIIYNSAVKKIEGDGLKMTKITIEHQKTGDTKVLSADGLFVAIGMKPNTDFLKNNIELDNYGYVVLKGKTVTSKDGIFAAGDVADFTYKQAITSSGFGVMAALDCQKFLSKK
- a CDS encoding replication-associated recombination protein A — translated: MMDAQLSLFKKNIKPLPELIRPKNLDDIFGQEHLLKNGSVFRKLVETDSFGSIIFWGPPGTGKTTLANVIANLTERKFINFNAALNGTKEVKEVIDLANQEINFGGKAIILFIDEIHRFNKSQQDLFLKPVEQGQIILIGATTENPSFAVNGALLSRCSVYLLNQLNDQDLLNIIEKIILHYKSVNRQIVIDDDAKKIVVNYANGDARTLINIIEMAISFAKGLIKNCDIVTVDIVKQILSTRKFAYDKNGEEHYNLLSALHKSIRGSDVNASLYWLARLIESGADPLIICRRLTVAASEDIGLADPDAIVQAISVRQAVEFLGLPECKINLSQLVIYLATAPKSNSVYIAINEAIKDVHEKNNLPVPLNICNAESNLMKNLGYGKNYKYDHEYKYHYSGQDYLPDDLKDCIYYNPGELGFEKEVKRRMDFWKNLKSKIIEEENNG
- the rsmA gene encoding ribosomal RNA small subunit methyltransferase A yields the protein MIKKQIDFNSFNEKPRKKKHFGQHFLRKFSVVENMIKKVSIKPETSVMEIGCGDGFLTKAILNLTKCKELYVYEIDPEWADYVKQIVKDPRLKINITNILDADLSVLSDQKPWVMLANLPYQITFPIFFLIQRNITLFQEGVVMIQEEVAQKIVAKSGRSYNSTSLFLQHNFDFELMEKVGPESFTPPPKVDSRLLYFKPKEIIQEIPNETEFWKFLKLCFHSPRRTLSNNLRQTHYDLSKIPDNIFTLRAQQIKFDDFLKIWSFLN